The Candidatus Marinimicrobia bacterium CG08_land_8_20_14_0_20_45_22 genome includes the window AGAAACCTTCTTTCTGAATCGTTTTCACTGAACGCAGTAACGCTCAAGGCGAAGGAATCGTCTCGGATTGATGAAACGGTGAAATATCTGTTCGCGATGGAAGATGGATTATTCGTGGAATCGGTGTACATGGTAGAAGAAAAACGCGTAACGGTCTGTCTTTCGACGATGATTGGCTGTCCGATCGGCTGTTCTTATTGCGCGACGGCTCTGATGGGTTTTTCCCGGAATCTGACCGCCGGTGAAATCGTCGATCAACTGACGCTAATCAATTCTCTTGGGAAAAAGCCGGTCACCAATGTCGTCTTCATGGGAATGGGCGAGCCGTTTTTGAATTATGAGAACGTTATCTCCGCCGCGAATATCTTGAACAGCGAATTAGGTCCGGCAATTGCCGCTAAGAAGATTACGATATCGACCTGTGGGATCGTCCCGGCAATTTATCGGTTTGCCGACGATGGACATCGCTTCAAACTGGCGGTTTCTCTCAGTGCCGCAGACGATTCAAAGCGAAACAAACTGATTCCGATTAATCGGAAATACCCGTTGAAAGAATTAATGAAAGCGATTGAATATTACACGCGCAAGTCGAAACGCCGAGTTACATTCGAATATATTTTGATCAAAGGTTTTAACGATTCGCCGGAAGATGCACACCGGATCATTTCACTACTGGGTTCGCTTCCTTGTAAATTGAACCTGATTCCCTATAATCCCAACGAGTATATTGGATATAAACCGCCCGATGAAAGCGTTGTGGATCGTTTTATTCAGGAAGTCTATCAGTCGCCGTTTACCGTGACCGTTAGGCGCAGTAAAGGATCGGATATTTCTGCCGCCTGTGGCCAGTTGTATGTCCGGGAACAGAAATCGAACGGATAAAATTTACTTCTCCAGACCCTTTAGCGATTTTATGTAGGATACGTACGAACGGGGAAGTGACCAATAGTCCGCTTGTTCAACGATATCGTTAATACATGAAACCCGATAGATCGGAGTGCCGGTTTCATTTGGCAGGCAGATGAATGCATCGACATCTCGGTTACCTTCGATCCAAACCGGCAATTTTACTTTGGAATGTTTCCCAAACTTTCTGGTTTCTTTTTCATCCAAAAGTGCTATATCGCGCACCGAAAGACACCAAACGATTCCCCAAACCGAATGTTGGCAGTCCATGATGACGACCGGCTGGCCTTTTTCATTGAAATCCAACCGATACTCCCTTAATTCTGCCACGCCTTCGAACTCTGCCCCGGGACAAATAGATCGGATCAATTCCTCATTCATATTGTCCGCGTAAGCGAAATACAAACGGTCACGCTCCATATCACGACTCCTACCTGCATTAGACCTTTATCGCCATGTCAAATTTCACCCGAAATTTTTGCAAATATTCAGGCAAATGCAAGGTGAATGTTTAGCGAAATTGAAAAGTCTATTCTTGTTCGATGGGGAGTTCGGATGGATGTTTCCAATTTGAATAAATGTGATGACCGAAAAGATAACACAAATAACCCGATACAATTCCTGCCAGCGCGTCAATCGCATAATGGTAACTGCAATAAACGGTCGCGATAATAATTCCGACTGTCACCGGTATGGTCAGCCAAAGACTTTTTCGATTGAATTTTGCGGTGAATATCGTAATGATAACCATCGTGCTGACATGCGTGCTGGGAAAAGCGCCGCCGCCCTGTTGTCCGCTGGTCTGATAAATAAAATCCATCAATGGAATAAAAAGGGAGCCTTTTTCAAACAATTGAGAGTGGAGGTCGATAGGACCGTCAGAGGGAAAGAGCATGAAGAAAATGTAATGCAGATAAGCCATCGTTGCAATCGTGAAAAACATTTCAAAAATCAGCGGATTTCGCCTAAGCATCATCATCAATCCGGACGCGAACAACATGAAATAGTAGGAAAAATAAAAAGCGTGCATTATTTCATTGAGAAGCGAACTGTTCGCTAAAGGTGCCAATTTGGTGTTGAGCGCAACGCTGAATACCGCCTTGTCCCATTTTTGCAACAACGGATCGAACGTTTGCGAAAACACAAGATTATCAAACACAGTGCTTTGGGTATAAAAAAGCGCCAGCGTCAGGATTGGTATCCAGACGTGAATCCAGTAAATCTGAGATTGATAATCGCGCCGCTCAAAATAGATGCAAACGGATAAAATCACCAAAACACCGAAATCAAGAGTTAAAAAAGATGCCCCT containing:
- the rlmN gene encoding 23S rRNA (adenine(2503)-C(2))-methyltransferase RlmN, whose amino-acid sequence is MNADLVTKRNIKGLTLDQLTALMLEIGEKPFHARQIYQWMYQKGVRDFQEMTNLSNDLRNLLSESFSLNAVTLKAKESSRIDETVKYLFAMEDGLFVESVYMVEEKRVTVCLSTMIGCPIGCSYCATALMGFSRNLTAGEIVDQLTLINSLGKKPVTNVVFMGMGEPFLNYENVISAANILNSELGPAIAAKKITISTCGIVPAIYRFADDGHRFKLAVSLSAADDSKRNKLIPINRKYPLKELMKAIEYYTRKSKRRVTFEYILIKGFNDSPEDAHRIISLLGSLPCKLNLIPYNPNEYIGYKPPDESVVDRFIQEVYQSPFTVTVRRSKGSDISAACGQLYVREQKSNG